A segment of the Acidobacteriota bacterium genome:
TCGCAACGCCGACCACCACTTCGGCCAAGACCTCCGAGACGACAGCCACACTGAACTTGTGACCGCGAACCGGGGGATGATGCCGATGGTGGCGCGCCACGAAACTGTTTGCCTGGTCGAGGTCACAGGGAACGATTCGCAGACGAGCCTTCATCAGAACAGCCCGCCTTGCCGGTCCTCAGCCTCGAGGTATTCAACAGCCTGCCGGAAATACGAGGCTTTCAGCTCGGAGCCGATGAACCGGCGGCGCTGGCGCAGCGCGACGACGCCTTCAGAACCGATGCCCATGAAGGGCGACAGGACCGTGTCCCCTTCGTTGCTCCACAGCACGACGGCGCGGGTCGTGAGGTCCAGCGGCATCGGGCAGATGTGCTTTTCGTCGTTCGGAGCGCGCGAGCCCTCAGCCTCGAGGGTGTCGGTCTCGCGGGTGCTCATCCAGACCGGCGACGCCCATTCCTGCCATTGGTCGAGCGGGAACGACTCGGGGGTGTGCGTGACGGGCGTCACCGGTTCGCCCTCGGCCGCCCACTTGCGGAACACGACGAGGTATTCCGGCAGTCCCTGCCGGCTGAAGGTGCTATCCGCGCGCAGCTGCTTGTAGAGCAGCCCATGCGCCTTGGTCTTCGTCATCTCGCGGACCGGGCAGCGCCAGATAGTGACGCGAGAGTGAAAGTCGAAGCCGGCGTCCTTGTGGGCCTGAATCAGCATGCCCGGCAGGTCGCGCAGGCCAGCGGTGCCGCCCTGGTTGCGGTAGTAGACGAGGTCCTTGCAGTGAACCGCGCACAACCGGCCAGGCTGGGTCACCCGATAGAGCTCGCGGGCGAGGAACTGGTAGTGCGCCAGGAACTCGGCATCGTCCTTCGCGTTGCCCATGTCGGCGACCGAGTCGTTGTATAGATACAACCCCGCGAACGGCGGCGAGAACACCGAGAAGCCGACGCTGGCATCCGGCAGCTGGCTCACGACGTCGACGCAATCGCCGTGGTAGGCCGCGAAGCGATCGCCGTGCACGTCACCGAGGCAGTTGATGGCGGTCATTCGTAGGTCTTCCCTGTTTTCATATCCATCGGTTAACTCGCTTTCCTGAGCCACGCGGGTAACTGGCCGGCGTGAATGGGTTGATATGCCTTGCGTAGCGGCGGCGCCAATCCGGTAGCGCGACGCATTGCCGCGGCCATGGCGGCCTTCATGCGCTGGTGATCAGCCGACTTGCGGTCGATGACACGCCCGATCGCGTCCTCGCCTTCGGCGACGATGAGGTGCACCTGGACGACGAACCGCTGACCGAAGCGCCAGCAGCGGCGGACGGCCTGATACCAGGCCTCGTAGGAGAACGAGCGGCCGACGAACGCCATCTGCCGGCAGTGCTGCCAGTTCAGGCCGTAGCCGCACATCGAGGGCTTCGTGATGAGTATCCGGACGGCACCCGAACCGAAGGCCGCAATCGCTTGTTCCTTGCGCTCGGTGGACATCGACCCGCGCACCTCGGCGACGCCGTCCACGCCCTCGAGCGCGGCCCATAGGGCGTCGGCCTCGTAGTCGGTGTCGCACCAGAGCACCCACGGGCCCGGCGTCTCGGCGGCCAACTTGCCGGCGGTCTGCGCACGGCGTTCGGCGGTCTGCCGCTTGATGTCGTGAATCTCGGTGGCCGACACCGGGACCGTGTTGAACAGCGCATCGCCTGGCGAACGGCGGACGGTCTCGGCCTCGACGACGTGCCGGATGATCTGCAGCTCCGGCAGGTTGAAATTCGGGAGATCGTCGCCGAGGTCGCGCGGGTGCTCGGCCATGCGCGACCAGGACGCCATCCAGTCCCAGAACGGTTCGACCGCGTGGCCCTTGAGCCGATAGGTGCCCATCGACGTCTGGTCGGCGATGAACCAGCGCATCAGCATCTCGTGCGAGGTCATCAGGCCGAGGAACTCCGCGTGCTGGCCGAGCTCCATGTGATCGTTCGGCGCGGGCGTCGCGGTGGCGGCCATGCGCCAACGGTGGCCGGCGAAGGCGGAAATCAGCTTGCGGGTGGTCGCACCCGTGAACGCCTTGAGGATCGACGACTCATCCAGGGCGACGGCCCCGAAGGCGGCCGGCTCGAGGAGATGCAGGCGGTCGTAGTTGCAGACGTTGATGCCGTCGGCCACGTCGCCCATGTCCCGGATGACGCGCGCCTGGTAGCCCCAGCGCAGGCCTTCGGCTTCAATCTGCCTGGCCACCGCCAGCGGGGTCAGGATCAGCGCCCGCCCGTTCGACGCGGCCGCGGCGTGCGTGCACCACTCCAGCTCGCAGGCGGTCTTGCCGAGGCCGGTATCGAGGAACAGGCCATAGCTGCCGGACCGCAGGCCGAACGCCACCGAAGCCTTCTGGAAGCCGAACAAGTGCGGCGCCAGCGTCGGCAGGTCCTGCTCGGCCAGGCCACGTTCCGGGACGGTGATCGTCTTGCCGGCCAGGAACTGCTGATAGCTCGTGTCCATCAGGCGGCGCCTCCCAGGTCGGACGAGACGCCGTAGATGTCGCGCGCCATCGGGCCAGCGCCCTTCGCGCGCTCGTGCGTCTCGGTCCGAACCACAACGAGGACGCCCCGGCGGCGGAGGTCAGAGACCTTGCTGTAAACCTTCGACTTGCAATACTGGTCGCTGAACTCGGTGACGATCTCGCTAATGGCCACCGGTTTCAGGGCGACGAACTTGACGACGGCGGCGCCAAAGGCGTCACCGGCCCGCAGTTGCGGCGGGGCTCCGATCCTGATTCCCGCAGGCCTGACGGGCTGGGATTCGACGGCGAGGTAGCGGCCGAGAGGGGCGCGGGCGGTGCCATCCCATACGACTTCCATCACGCAGGCCTCCTGACGCGGTCTTCGGCGGTGTGGTCGATGACGCGGCCGAGGCGACGATCTGGATAGCGCTCCCAGATCATCCAGTCGCATGACACGCTGTCGTTTCCTGACCCTCGGAACGAGTAGCGGGGCTGCCCGATCTCGCGCGTGGGTGGGAACTGCGCCAGCCACGGGCCGCGGTCCTCAGTGGGTTCAAGGAACGTCTTCCGCAACAGGAACGCCACGCCGACCTGAGCCACGCTGATGGCGTGCTGCAGGATGGGCAGGGCGTTGACGAAGGTCGGGTTGGTCACTACCCAGTCGATGGCCGGCAGTTCGGGCCGCTCACCCATGCCGCCGCGCCAGCGCTGCCAGTAGGCGGCCTGCGTGGCGTCCTCGTGCGTCTCGGCCGGGTGACGCGGGTCGATGTCGTTCGTGTGCACCGTGAGGCCGTATTCCTCGCGCAGCACCACGGCGATGGCGTCGTTACCAGAGCAGCACTCGAGGATGACGGGGGCGCGCTGGCCCTTCGTGCCGTCGTTCAACGGGATTGAGCGGACGATGGCGCGGTGGTAGTGCACCAGCGAGCGCGTCATGAACTTCGGCGTTTCGTAGAAGTCTCCGGTGGACCGGACGCCGGTGTCGATCGTCGGCACATTCCCGAAGAGGTCGACGTCAAGATCTCCGGGAGCGCCCTGAATGGCGTTCAGGTCAGCGGCGGTCATCAGCTCGCCGGTCATGACGCCCGGGCCTTTCCCAGCTGCTCCAGCGCGGCCTGCAGTGCTTCGAAGTCACCGAGGCGGACCATGACGTAGCTCTCGCCGTCGACGGTCTCTTCCTCGTTGATGGGGCCGCCGTTGTGCTGCAGGCAGGCCTGGCCGGCGCGCACGAGCTCCTGCTGCGCTGCGTGGATGCTCCGGATCTTCGGCATCACCCGCTCGAGCGCCGATGTCGCCTCAGCGCCACTGAGTTCGCGGCCGTCTTCGTGTTCGCTCATGCCGCTGCCTTCCCTTTCCGCGCCCGCTTCTTCGGGGCGTAGTCCTTGGCGATGGCCTTGCACAACGCAAACGCCAGCTCGCCTGGCCAGGCGTTCCCGATCTGCCGAACGACGTCCTCGCGCTTGCCGGTGAACTGGTATTCCTTGGGGAACGACATCGCCGCGGCCAGCTCGTGGGGCTGCAACATGCGGAAGCGGATGTCGAGCGCCAGGCCGTTGATCACTGGCTGGACCAAGGCAAACCGATCCTTCGTGGTCACCGTCGGCAACGGCGCACTGACCGGGCTGGTGTTGTTGGTGCCGTAGTAGGAGGCAATCACCGGCTCGACGAGCGCGCGGTGGTTCTCACCCAGCACCGTCGGCAGTGGCTCGTCGATGCTGTTGGCGTTCCTTCCTTGGCCAGATGGCCCGCCGGCCGTCACGAGGAAGGCCTCCGCGAGCGCGCGATGATCGCGCCCAAGCACTGTGCCCATCGGCTTGCTTACCGGCCGGGCGGGGCACTTGGGACCGCCAGCCGACACGATGATCGCCTCGGCGACACCAATGGCACCGCCGCGGGCAGTCGTGATTGTGGGGACGGGCTTGTCCACGCTGAGCTCTCGGCCGCCATGCTCCATGGCCACCAGCGAGGCTTCAGCGACGGCGTAGCGGTTCGACGCCGGCAAGGTGCCCAGCGGGTCTTCGATGGACTGCTGGCGCCTGGTCTCATCACCGCCGCCAAAGGCCACGTCGACGATGACGGGCTCAATGACAGCGAATTTGCCGCCACCAGACGCCGGGATTACCGGCACAGGCTGATCGACTGAATGCGTGCGCGGGCCCTGCCCCTCGCGCTCGCCATACATCGGGACCATAAAGGGCTCGACGAGCGCAATCGCGCCGTCTGTGGCCACTGTCGGAACCGGCTGTGAGACGGGGCGCAACGAGGCACCGCCATGCTGGCCAAGCAGCGCGGCTTCCACCAGGTATTGGTTGGCCTTTGCCGTCAGCGTCGGCAAGGGAGCCTCGATCGAGTTCGACCGCAGGTCGCCGGCGCCGTGGTTGACGGGCACGATGAATGGCTGCGCGACGCCAATGTGCTGCCCCTCTACGGCGAGCGACGGAATGGGTGATTCCACCGACCGCCCGTCCGCGTGGTTACGAAGCACCACCAGGAACGGCTTGAGTTCAGGACCGCCGAACTTCTCCAGGCCTGCCAGGATCCGGGCGATCGTCGCCGGCTTCAGCGGCTTCTTCCGGTTGAAGATGCTCTTGCCCTGCAGCGACCAGTCGATAATCTCGCGCGCCGCCTTCCAGCGTTTCGTTGAACCGAAGAGCGTGGACGCGCCGGTCCGGCTGTGCGTCACCTCCGGCCAGTTGATTTCGTGCCGGGCGCGCCGGGCCAGGACGAACAGCCGCTGCCGGGTTGTGGGATCGCCGAAGTCGGCGGCGTTCAGGATCTTTACTTCGAGCTTGTATCCGAGCGAGCGCAGCACCTCGAGAAACGCCTTGAACGTCTCGCCCCTCTTGGACTTCAGCGGCTTGCCGTCCGCGCCCAGCGGCCCCCAGTTGCGGAACTCGGGCACGTTCTCGATCAGGATGGTGTCGATGTAAAGCTCTTGCGCCCACTTCGCGACATTCCAGGCCGACGCCCGGGACTGTTCGTTCTTCGGGCGGCCGCCAGCGGCGTTCGAGTGGTGCGTGCACTCAGGCCCAGCGAGGAGCAGGTTCAAACGGCCGCTCGGAACTTCCTCACGGGGGTTGATGCGCTCAATCTCTTCGCACTTGTGGCGAACGTTCGGGTGATTCAGCAGGTGCGTTTGAACAGCCGTCGGCCAGTGGTTGATGGCCAACAACTCGAGCTCGACGCCGAGGGCGGCACAGGCCCGAACAAGGCCAGTGCTCGCGCCACCGGCGCCACAGAACATGTCAACCGCGTTCATCTTCATGAGCGCGCTCCAGCCGGCACGCGGTAGTGCGGCAGGTTCTCGGCCTTGAGGTAGCCGTTGGCCACCAGCCAGGAGATCAGCGCGTCGAGCGGCCCTGAGCAGTAGGCCTGGCCGGACCGCGCGCACAGGTCAGCGATGCGCTGCTGGTCGGCAGACAGCCGGCCGCCATCGGCGTGCTTGGCTTCCCACAGCAGCGTCACGCTTGGCGCGCCGCCGCGGGCCGGGAGGAACGCCAGCACGTCGGGAATGCCCGGCGTCTGGCGGGTCCCCTGATCCTCGGGGACGAAGGTCTTGCACTTCGGGCACGGTTTACCGCGCGAGCGGCGGGTGCCGATGATCAGCACCACGGCCCCAAGCGACGACAGCAGCTTGCAGCCCTCGTGCTGTTGATACTTCTCGAGGTTGGGATTCTTGGGCCGACGCCCAGCGCCATCGCGCGCAGCACGACCGGCCGGGACGCGCGTGACGTCCCGAATCAACCGGTCGAAGCCTGAGGCGATGGCGCTGGAACGTGGAGCCATGGCGTTAGGCGAGAACCGCGATGTTCAAGTCCTTGAGCTCGGTATCGAGCCAGTCCTTGATGCGCTGAATCGCGCTGAGCTTCCAGGTGCCGCCGTCGGCTTCGAGCAGGGCGAGGCTGGGCAGCTGGCCCTGCTCTGCCTTCGCACGCAACACGAACACCGAGGAGGGCTGCATGATGTCGCGAAAGGTGCGGAAGGGTGTCAACGTGACCGGGTTCGGCAGGGTCTGGTGCGACTTCAGCACCGCGCCGTGACGGGCCTCGAGCGTCTGCGTCACGCCGTTGTCGAGGGCCGCGGCCGACTGTTCGGTCTTGACACTGCTCACAACATCCAGCAGCGCCGCGCGCTGGTCCATGTCAACAAACCTCACCTGCAGGCCGATGTTGAAGTCTTCACTGGAGTGGTATTTCCCAACAAAGCCATCGGTCATGTCGTGGGCTTCCGCCGTGATGTAGATCTCGCGATCTCGGGCGGGCGCGCGAAGAGCGCTGCCTACCGAGACACGGTTCGGCGACTCGATGTGGGCGATCAGCTTCGACAGGTCGAGGCCGTCGCGGTTGGTCTTCAAGTAGTCGCGCAGGGCGCCGAGCGTGGCGACCTTCAACGCAGCCGCCTTCGGCAACGGGAACGCGGGCTCCGGCTTCGCCAGGCCTTTCGGATCCTCGGCGGTCCAGTCGTTCGGCCGCACAATGAAGCCGCCGATCTCGATCGGCTTCCGTTGCGCGAGATCGGCGATTTCAGTCACGTCGGTTTCTACTTCCATTACTCCTGCCTTCCCTGGCTAATGTTGGTGACGGCCGCCAACGGTTTCACTTCGGGCTCGTCGAAGAGCCCACCCTGCCGCGGATCGTTCTCGACCGCGATCAGCTTGCCGGCGTGCATGCCCATGAACACCTGCGTATTCACGGTGAGGATGCCGGCGAGTTTCGACGTGCACTTCACCTTCACGTCGGCGTTGTCGCGCTTCACGCCTTCCGGCTTGAACTCGATGCTGATGGTGATGGTGCGTTTCTGCTCGGGATCGGTGTTGATGTCGGCGATGTTCTCGACGACACGTTTCAACTCGGCGCCGAACAACTCGACGACCGCCCCGCCCGCGATCGTGTCCAACGTCACGGCTCTCACTGCGTTCATGCCCGTCACTTCCTTTCCTCGGTGGACGACGCCGGCAGTGCGGACTGCACCGCCAGCTTCTTGCTCTCAACTTCTGCGGGGGTGGCCAGGCGCCAGCACGTCACGGCGTTGCCGGACGGGCTCAGGCCTTCGCGGTCGGCCGGCCACAGCTCACCCTTGATGCTGTTGCGCGCGCCGCAGATCGTCGACATCAGCCAGCCCTTTTCGTAGAACACGTCCCAGTCGCTCTTGCCCTTGTCGCCGGCAGCCGCGTAGATCTCGCGCAGCTCCTGCGCCTTCGACACGCGCGTCTTCGAGGCCGCCTCGGCGGCCATGGCGCTGTGGTGCGTGGCGATGGCGTGGTCGCTCTGCGCGACGGGCAAGGCAGGGCGTTCCCGCGCCACCGGCGCCGACCAGTCGAAGCGGGGCTGAGGGTTGCTCATGCGTCGCCGTCCAGGTCCTCGCCGCGCACGGCCGCGGGGGGCGGAATGACGAGGTTGTAGGTCTTCAGGGCCCACGGGCCGACCCAGGTGATGAGCGCGGCGAACTGTCGGCGCGTCAGGTCACCCGTTGACGGCACCTTGGGGATCTCGCGGCCGGTCGCGGGATCGACGATGACGCCGAAGCAGCACGCGAGCATCAGCGCGTGCGCCTGGCTGGACGTGTAGCCGGTGGCCTTCGCGACACGCTTGACCGGAACGCCGAACCAATACGCGAGCTGCTCTTCGGTGCGCGCCGAGATGAGATACAGCCGCGCCATCACCCGCTTGCCCACCTTCCGCAACAGCCACGACTGCAGGGCACGCGGCTGCGTCCACTCGATGCGTCCGGCGAAGTTGACGAGGCCCGTGTAAGGTCTGGCCATCAGCTCACCTTCCGCTTCGCGGCGGGCTTCTGCACGACGATCGACAGACCCTTGCCAGGACACGCAACGGCCATGGCTTCCTTCAGGGTGAGGCTCAAATTGGTGCGCAGGTGGGTCGCGACGAGGGTGTTCGGCGCCGCGATTTCAATCAGCTCGTCGGTCTCTCGAAGTAGCCAGCAAGGCTGCAACCAGACGCCTTTGGTGTGTTCTGAAATTTCCAAAAACCCGATGACACGCTGCCACGTGTCGGTCGGATCGTTCGTAACCGGTACGATCTCTGGCTCTTCTTCTTTTCTCTTCTCTTCAATTCCATTCAATTCTCTTGACCCGGAATTTCCGGGAAACTCCCGGACCTTCCCGGAATTGGCGGGGGCTTCCGGGAATCGTGACTTTGTCCGTTTATGTAACCCGCTCTGGTGTGCTTCGAAGTTGTTGACCTGCAAGCAGATGCGTTCACCGCCGCTGCTTGGGTCTGGATAGACGGTGATCAGCCCCACTTGTTCGAGGTGCTGCAAAGCCGCCTGAAATTCCGGGAACTTCCGGGGGCTTCCCGGA
Coding sequences within it:
- a CDS encoding DNA methyltransferase — encoded protein: MTAINCLGDVHGDRFAAYHGDCVDVVSQLPDASVGFSVFSPPFAGLYLYNDSVADMGNAKDDAEFLAHYQFLARELYRVTQPGRLCAVHCKDLVYYRNQGGTAGLRDLPGMLIQAHKDAGFDFHSRVTIWRCPVREMTKTKAHGLLYKQLRADSTFSRQGLPEYLVVFRKWAAEGEPVTPVTHTPESFPLDQWQEWASPVWMSTRETDTLEAEGSRAPNDEKHICPMPLDLTTRAVVLWSNEGDTVLSPFMGIGSEGVVALRQRRRFIGSELKASYFRQAVEYLEAEDRQGGLF
- a CDS encoding DNA cytosine methyltransferase, which codes for MKMNAVDMFCGAGGASTGLVRACAALGVELELLAINHWPTAVQTHLLNHPNVRHKCEEIERINPREEVPSGRLNLLLAGPECTHHSNAAGGRPKNEQSRASAWNVAKWAQELYIDTILIENVPEFRNWGPLGADGKPLKSKRGETFKAFLEVLRSLGYKLEVKILNAADFGDPTTRQRLFVLARRARHEINWPEVTHSRTGASTLFGSTKRWKAAREIIDWSLQGKSIFNRKKPLKPATIARILAGLEKFGGPELKPFLVVLRNHADGRSVESPIPSLAVEGQHIGVAQPFIVPVNHGAGDLRSNSIEAPLPTLTAKANQYLVEAALLGQHGGASLRPVSQPVPTVATDGAIALVEPFMVPMYGEREGQGPRTHSVDQPVPVIPASGGGKFAVIEPVIVDVAFGGGDETRRQQSIEDPLGTLPASNRYAVAEASLVAMEHGGRELSVDKPVPTITTARGGAIGVAEAIIVSAGGPKCPARPVSKPMGTVLGRDHRALAEAFLVTAGGPSGQGRNANSIDEPLPTVLGENHRALVEPVIASYYGTNNTSPVSAPLPTVTTKDRFALVQPVINGLALDIRFRMLQPHELAAAMSFPKEYQFTGKREDVVRQIGNAWPGELAFALCKAIAKDYAPKKRARKGKAAA
- a CDS encoding DEAD/DEAH box helicase gives rise to the protein MDTSYQQFLAGKTITVPERGLAEQDLPTLAPHLFGFQKASVAFGLRSGSYGLFLDTGLGKTACELEWCTHAAAASNGRALILTPLAVARQIEAEGLRWGYQARVIRDMGDVADGINVCNYDRLHLLEPAAFGAVALDESSILKAFTGATTRKLISAFAGHRWRMAATATPAPNDHMELGQHAEFLGLMTSHEMLMRWFIADQTSMGTYRLKGHAVEPFWDWMASWSRMAEHPRDLGDDLPNFNLPELQIIRHVVEAETVRRSPGDALFNTVPVSATEIHDIKRQTAERRAQTAGKLAAETPGPWVLWCDTDYEADALWAALEGVDGVAEVRGSMSTERKEQAIAAFGSGAVRILITKPSMCGYGLNWQHCRQMAFVGRSFSYEAWYQAVRRCWRFGQRFVVQVHLIVAEGEDAIGRVIDRKSADHQRMKAAMAAAMRRATGLAPPLRKAYQPIHAGQLPAWLRKAS